From the Candidatus Paceibacter sp. genome, one window contains:
- the csm2 gene encoding type III-A CRISPR-associated protein Csm2, whose product MPEITIDNVKQNIQTLKTFSTIDPEFYAKENGAAHIIAKDVREKMKVTQLRKFFGHIKQIQANYKGKKNDFKVEKAELYLLMPELAYALGRNLISKNFYDLMKTCLNPEKIPTVKDFNCFVDFLSAVLAYHKMEKGD is encoded by the coding sequence ATGCCAGAAATAACTATTGATAACGTGAAGCAAAATATTCAGACTCTTAAAACATTTTCGACTATTGACCCTGAATTTTACGCAAAAGAGAATGGCGCTGCACATATAATAGCAAAAGACGTACGAGAAAAAATGAAAGTTACACAATTGCGAAAATTTTTTGGTCATATTAAACAGATACAGGCAAACTATAAAGGCAAAAAAAATGACTTTAAAGTAGAAAAAGCTGAACTCTATCTCTTAATGCCTGAACTTGCTTATGCGCTAGGGAGAAATCTCATCAGTAAAAACTTTTATGACTTGATGAAGACATGTCTCAATCCTGAAAAAATACCAACAGTTAAGGATTTTAATTGTTTTGTGGACTTTCTCTCTGCGGTACTTGCCTATCATAAAATGGAAAAGGGGGATTAG